A region from the Paenarthrobacter aurescens genome encodes:
- a CDS encoding FAD/NAD(P)-binding domain-containing protein codes for MPSRVPAIAFIGGGPRTAGVLERLAANRPALFAGPLEIHVIEPHEPGSGRIWRYDQDPGLLLNSTAADVTMFTDASVACEGPPVEGPGLSTWAAGVLDGSIRDVPALEPHLLDQLRALTPSSFPTRQLQSKYLEWFYRRAVSNLGPDAKVTVHRDTATGVVRSSADSGAASTETHDDAPHHVQLASGTEVVADVVVYALGHTDSVPDPESARLSEFAARHGGFHAPPSYTTDVDYSAIEPGQDVIVSGMGLAFVDLMVLLFEGRGGRFEERPDGGLDYVPSGAEPRVWAGSRRGVPYHSKISSVLRGEPVARPRYFTAFAIDALLATHQELDFRTHLWPLIAKDAGYAYYRELFTGYPSRVVGTWASFEARFDAVDWYSAEREELAAFSVRDPALLLDLEKLDHPLSGCAFADHETVQRSVAAYIQHDLNLRTSPDHSETLALFTALLYVYMDLGRLVPQERLNARSQQTIHGWWHGFFSFVDSGPPAHRLREMLALHRAGLLKFLGPGMWVRTDDSMGRFVAGTFQSPVVVDASAYIEARLPSASVERSANPALLDLHHAGWGTEQRLLTSEGSHSTGKLLVSGNHQVLSPVATAQKGLFAVGPWTSGWGAGAFARPNTNAAPFRENDALARRILSTVAATRPAASQLTSL; via the coding sequence ATGCCGTCACGAGTACCCGCCATCGCCTTCATCGGCGGCGGCCCGCGCACGGCCGGCGTTCTTGAGCGGCTCGCTGCCAACCGTCCCGCGCTGTTTGCCGGGCCCTTGGAGATTCATGTCATCGAACCCCATGAACCCGGTTCCGGGAGGATCTGGCGCTATGACCAGGATCCCGGGCTGCTGCTGAACTCCACCGCCGCAGACGTCACCATGTTCACCGATGCCTCAGTGGCGTGCGAGGGCCCACCCGTTGAGGGACCAGGGCTGTCCACATGGGCGGCAGGGGTACTGGATGGCAGTATCCGCGATGTCCCGGCGTTGGAGCCGCACCTGCTGGACCAGCTCCGCGCACTGACCCCTTCGTCCTTTCCCACACGGCAATTGCAAAGCAAGTACCTTGAATGGTTCTACCGCCGGGCAGTCAGCAACCTTGGCCCGGATGCGAAAGTGACTGTTCACCGCGACACCGCCACCGGCGTCGTGCGTTCTTCCGCGGACAGCGGCGCGGCCTCAACTGAAACGCACGACGACGCCCCTCACCATGTGCAGCTGGCCTCCGGCACCGAGGTGGTTGCCGACGTCGTGGTGTACGCGCTGGGCCACACCGACTCTGTTCCCGATCCCGAATCCGCCCGCCTCAGCGAGTTCGCTGCCCGGCACGGCGGGTTCCATGCGCCGCCGTCGTACACCACGGACGTGGACTACTCCGCGATTGAGCCCGGGCAGGACGTGATCGTTTCCGGCATGGGGCTCGCGTTCGTGGACCTGATGGTGCTGCTGTTCGAGGGGCGCGGCGGCCGCTTTGAGGAAAGGCCCGACGGCGGCCTGGACTACGTGCCTTCCGGCGCCGAGCCCCGGGTCTGGGCAGGTTCGCGACGCGGAGTGCCGTACCACTCCAAGATCTCCTCCGTTCTGCGGGGCGAACCTGTTGCCCGTCCGCGGTACTTCACGGCGTTCGCCATTGATGCTCTGTTGGCCACGCACCAGGAACTCGATTTCCGTACCCACCTGTGGCCCTTGATCGCCAAAGACGCCGGCTACGCCTACTACCGCGAGCTGTTCACCGGCTACCCGTCGCGGGTGGTGGGTACGTGGGCCAGCTTCGAGGCCAGGTTCGACGCCGTTGACTGGTACAGCGCTGAACGGGAAGAACTGGCGGCGTTCTCCGTGCGGGATCCCGCACTGCTTCTGGACCTCGAGAAACTGGACCACCCCCTGAGCGGCTGCGCTTTTGCGGACCATGAGACCGTCCAGCGCTCCGTGGCCGCCTACATCCAGCACGATCTGAACCTCAGGACCAGTCCGGACCATTCCGAGACCCTCGCCCTGTTCACCGCCTTGTTGTACGTGTACATGGACTTGGGGCGGTTGGTCCCGCAGGAGCGGCTCAACGCGCGTTCCCAACAAACCATCCACGGTTGGTGGCACGGCTTCTTCAGCTTTGTGGACTCCGGGCCGCCCGCGCACCGGTTACGGGAAATGCTGGCACTGCACAGGGCCGGGCTCCTGAAGTTCCTGGGCCCTGGCATGTGGGTCCGCACGGACGATTCCATGGGCAGGTTCGTGGCCGGGACGTTCCAGTCCCCCGTTGTGGTGGATGCGTCCGCGTACATTGAGGCGCGGCTTCCCTCTGCCTCAGTGGAACGTTCTGCGAATCCCGCGCTATTGGACCTGCACCACGCCGGATGGGGCACCGAGCAAAGGCTCCTCACCTCCGAAGGCTCCCATTCAACCGGCAAACTGCTGGTCTCCGGGAATCACCAGGTTCTCTCTCCTGTTGCAACTGCTCAGAAGGGCCTGTTCGCGGTGGGGCCGTGGACGTCCGGATGGGGCGCGGGAGCGTTTGCCCGCCCCAACACCAATGCAGCACCCTTCCGGGAAAACGACGCCCTGGCACGCCGGATCCTGTCCACAGTTGCCGCCACCCGCCCAGCTGCGTCGCAATTAACGTCGTTGTGA
- a CDS encoding GNAT family N-acetyltransferase, which produces MTTTPTLPTSGLTVLKLPMRDPRVRPLLDELAVEYNTRYGDLFSSEGAAEELNRYPAEEFEAPHGALIIIQENGESVAGGAFRRYDQHTAELKRIWTHSAHRRRGLARRVLTELENEARRRGYRKLYLTTGPRQPEAKNLYLATGYKALFDLAADPEDIKHLAFSKDLPVQS; this is translated from the coding sequence ATGACCACAACGCCAACCCTGCCGACGTCGGGCCTCACCGTCCTCAAACTGCCCATGCGCGATCCCCGCGTTCGTCCGCTCCTTGACGAGCTCGCGGTCGAATACAACACCCGCTACGGGGACCTGTTCAGCAGCGAAGGGGCAGCGGAAGAACTGAACCGTTACCCGGCCGAGGAATTCGAAGCCCCGCACGGCGCGCTGATCATCATCCAGGAAAACGGCGAGTCCGTGGCTGGCGGCGCGTTCCGGCGCTACGACCAGCACACCGCTGAACTGAAGCGGATCTGGACGCATTCGGCCCATCGCCGGCGCGGTTTGGCCCGGAGGGTGCTCACGGAACTGGAAAATGAAGCTCGACGCCGGGGCTACCGGAAGCTCTACCTCACCACCGGGCCGCGCCAGCCGGAGGCCAAGAACCTCTACCTCGCCACCGGCTACAAAGCGCTGTTCGACCTCGCCGCGGACCCCGAAGACATCAAGCACTTGGCCTTCAGCAAGGATCTTCCCGTGCAGAGCTAA
- a CDS encoding helicase HerA-like domain-containing protein, translating to MAKKTTAEKLATIAQGYTLEGATIELGAAIVDGEIHKEAQVRLPLAMMNRHGLVAGATGTGKTVTLHMIAEQLSTAGVPVFLADIKGDLSGLATPATGSEKLTARTQALGQDWQAKNFPVEFLSLGGDGHGIPVRATITSFGPILLSRIMDLNDTQESSLQLIFHFADKNNLELVDLKDLRAVIQFLTSDEGKAELADLGGLSKATAGVILRELVGLEAQGMEKFFGEPEFDTAELLRTAPDGRGVISCLELPTLQTKPLLFSTFLMWLLADLFEDLPEAGDLDKPKLVFFLDEAHLLFNGASKAFLEAITTTVRLIRSKGVGIFFVTQTPKDVPADVLGQLANRVQHALRAFTPEDAKALKATVSTFPVSDYDLEETLTSAGIGEAVITVMNEKGAPTPVALTRLRAPESVMGPSTDELIQSTVAASSLLVKYGTAVDNLSAYEKLTGQAAAPTGDAAPGLPPVPSTSGASAGSPASQADIDAEARRIEEEILGRPSSRSSSPEPFPAPSAPPVPAPAPQQSPQDGMFGDIAGALGGALGGALGGGLKSMVRSMGTQLGRDLMRGVFGTSSRRRR from the coding sequence ATGGCCAAGAAGACGACTGCCGAAAAACTCGCCACTATCGCCCAGGGGTACACCCTTGAAGGTGCCACCATCGAGCTGGGAGCGGCGATCGTTGACGGCGAGATCCACAAGGAAGCGCAGGTCCGGCTGCCCCTGGCCATGATGAACCGGCACGGGCTGGTGGCCGGCGCTACCGGTACCGGCAAGACGGTCACCCTGCACATGATCGCCGAGCAGTTATCCACCGCGGGTGTTCCGGTTTTCCTCGCGGACATCAAAGGTGATCTGTCCGGCCTGGCGACTCCCGCCACCGGTAGCGAAAAGCTGACCGCACGCACGCAGGCGCTTGGGCAGGACTGGCAGGCCAAAAACTTTCCGGTTGAGTTCCTCTCGCTGGGCGGCGACGGGCACGGGATCCCCGTCCGGGCAACCATCACCTCGTTCGGCCCCATCCTGCTCTCCCGCATCATGGACCTCAACGACACCCAGGAATCCAGCCTCCAGCTCATCTTCCATTTCGCGGACAAGAACAACCTGGAACTGGTTGACCTCAAAGACCTGAGGGCGGTCATCCAGTTCCTCACCTCGGACGAAGGCAAAGCCGAGCTCGCAGACCTTGGTGGACTGTCCAAAGCCACAGCCGGGGTGATCCTGCGCGAGCTGGTTGGTTTGGAAGCCCAAGGCATGGAGAAGTTCTTCGGCGAGCCGGAGTTCGACACCGCTGAGCTCCTCCGCACCGCACCGGACGGCCGCGGGGTCATCAGCTGCCTCGAGCTGCCCACCCTGCAAACCAAACCGCTGCTGTTCTCCACGTTCCTCATGTGGCTCCTGGCCGATCTCTTCGAGGACCTGCCCGAGGCCGGGGACCTTGATAAGCCCAAGCTCGTCTTCTTCCTTGACGAGGCACACCTGCTCTTCAACGGCGCCTCCAAAGCCTTCCTTGAAGCCATCACCACCACGGTGCGCCTCATCCGCTCCAAAGGCGTGGGCATCTTCTTTGTTACCCAGACCCCCAAGGACGTTCCGGCCGACGTCCTCGGCCAGCTGGCCAACCGCGTCCAGCACGCCCTGCGCGCCTTCACCCCGGAAGATGCCAAGGCCCTCAAAGCCACGGTGTCCACCTTCCCGGTCAGCGATTACGATCTCGAAGAGACACTCACCTCCGCGGGCATCGGCGAGGCCGTCATCACCGTGATGAACGAGAAAGGCGCACCCACGCCCGTCGCCCTGACCCGGCTCCGTGCACCCGAGTCCGTGATGGGTCCCAGCACTGATGAACTCATTCAGAGCACCGTTGCTGCGTCCTCCTTACTGGTCAAGTACGGCACCGCCGTGGACAACCTCTCCGCGTACGAAAAACTCACGGGCCAGGCAGCCGCACCTACCGGAGACGCCGCGCCCGGGCTGCCCCCGGTGCCGTCCACTTCCGGGGCTTCTGCGGGTTCACCGGCTTCGCAGGCGGACATCGATGCCGAGGCACGCCGGATCGAAGAAGAAATCCTCGGCCGCCCCAGCTCACGGTCCTCCTCACCGGAGCCCTTCCCCGCACCGTCTGCTCCTCCCGTCCCGGCTCCGGCACCACAGCAATCTCCACAGGACGGAATGTTCGGCGACATCGCCGGCGCCCTCGGTGGAGCGCTTGGTGGAGCGCTGGGCGGCGGGCTCAAAAGCATGGTCCGGTCCATGGGCACACAGCTTGGCCGCGACCTCATGCGCGGGGTCTTCGGCACGTCCTCGAGGCGTCGCCGCTAG
- a CDS encoding amino acid ABC transporter ATP-binding protein, translated as MSLTAARKEETTTAAQPAVERPVRDSAGTAPVATRGQVDIINVRKSFGATEVLKGVSLSVPPGGVAVIVGPSGSGKSTLLRTINHLEKVDGGYITIDGELVGYEVRGNKLHELREKDILKQRTHIGMVFQSFNLFPHLTALENVIEAPIVAQKRSKAEARKRGLELLERVGLKDRADAYPRQLSGGQQQRVAIARALALDPKILLFDEPTSALDPELVNEVLDVIRELAKSGTTLIVVTHEMGFARDVADTVVFMDQGQIVESGTPQEIFANPREERTRSFFSKVIEPAFNI; from the coding sequence ATGAGCCTCACCGCTGCACGCAAGGAAGAAACGACGACGGCGGCACAGCCTGCCGTTGAACGTCCGGTTCGCGATTCGGCCGGCACAGCGCCGGTGGCCACCCGCGGCCAGGTGGACATCATCAATGTCCGGAAGTCTTTCGGTGCCACGGAGGTCCTCAAGGGCGTCTCCCTGTCCGTGCCGCCGGGTGGCGTGGCCGTGATTGTGGGCCCGTCCGGCTCAGGAAAGTCCACCTTGCTGCGCACCATCAACCACTTGGAAAAGGTGGACGGCGGTTACATCACCATCGACGGCGAACTGGTGGGCTACGAGGTCCGGGGCAATAAACTTCACGAGCTGCGTGAAAAGGACATCCTCAAGCAGCGCACCCACATTGGCATGGTGTTCCAGAGCTTCAACCTGTTCCCGCACCTGACCGCTTTGGAGAACGTCATTGAGGCGCCCATCGTGGCGCAGAAGCGGTCCAAGGCCGAAGCCAGGAAGCGCGGCCTGGAACTGCTGGAAAGGGTGGGCTTGAAGGACCGTGCCGACGCCTACCCGCGCCAGCTTTCCGGTGGCCAGCAGCAGCGCGTTGCGATTGCCCGCGCACTTGCCCTGGACCCCAAGATTCTCCTGTTTGACGAGCCAACTTCGGCACTGGACCCGGAACTGGTCAATGAGGTCCTGGATGTCATCCGTGAGCTCGCCAAGTCCGGCACCACTCTGATTGTGGTGACGCACGAGATGGGCTTTGCCCGGGACGTGGCGGACACCGTGGTGTTCATGGACCAGGGCCAGATTGTGGAGTCCGGCACCCCGCAGGAAATTTTCGCCAACCCCCGCGAAGAGCGCACCCGCAGCTTCTTCTCCAAAGTCATCGAACCAGCCTTCAACATCTAG
- a CDS encoding amino acid ABC transporter permease, whose product MSAIAPPATAETAPPTPDYSNYQLVPARHPWRWVGTVLVAAGVAAIAWSLVTNPRWEWGVVAEWFSAQSVVNGLLETLKLTAISGVLGFVLGFILALMRLSSSPLLVSVSWTFSWIFRSTPLLVQLLLWYNLGYLYEKISLGIPFTDVRFFEAQTTTLISQFAAAVLGLTLNQAAYSAEIIRGGILSVDQGQLEAASALGIPAWKRSTRIVLPQAMRAILPNAFNEIIGLVKGTSIVYVLAYSELFYTVQVIYNRTQQVLPLLLVATLWYVVITSVLSVFQYYIERHFSKGALRTLPLTPLQRARKFFTTHVAASPTKDAR is encoded by the coding sequence ATGAGTGCAATCGCACCGCCTGCCACGGCGGAAACTGCACCGCCCACCCCGGATTACTCCAACTACCAGCTGGTTCCGGCCCGGCACCCGTGGCGCTGGGTAGGCACCGTGCTGGTAGCTGCCGGCGTGGCAGCCATTGCGTGGTCCCTGGTTACCAACCCGCGCTGGGAGTGGGGTGTGGTGGCCGAATGGTTCAGTGCGCAATCGGTAGTCAACGGGTTGCTTGAGACGCTCAAGCTCACAGCCATTTCCGGCGTCCTTGGCTTTGTGCTCGGGTTCATCCTGGCCCTGATGCGGCTCTCTTCGTCCCCACTGCTGGTCTCGGTGTCCTGGACGTTCTCCTGGATTTTCCGGTCCACGCCGCTGCTGGTCCAGCTCCTGCTCTGGTACAACCTGGGCTACCTGTACGAGAAGATCAGCCTTGGCATTCCCTTCACGGACGTCCGCTTCTTCGAGGCGCAGACCACCACGCTGATCAGCCAGTTTGCTGCCGCCGTGCTGGGGCTCACCCTGAACCAGGCCGCCTACTCTGCCGAAATCATCCGCGGCGGCATCCTCTCCGTTGACCAAGGCCAGCTCGAAGCCGCTTCGGCCCTGGGCATCCCGGCATGGAAGCGGTCCACCAGGATTGTGCTGCCGCAAGCCATGCGCGCCATCCTGCCCAACGCGTTCAACGAGATCATCGGCCTGGTCAAGGGCACCTCCATTGTTTACGTCCTGGCCTACTCCGAGCTGTTCTACACGGTCCAGGTCATCTACAACCGGACCCAGCAAGTGCTTCCGCTGCTGCTGGTGGCCACGCTTTGGTACGTGGTGATCACCTCGGTGTTGAGCGTCTTCCAGTACTACATTGAGCGCCACTTCTCCAAGGGCGCCCTGCGGACCCTGCCCCTCACACCGTTGCAGAGGGCCCGGAAATTCTTCACCACCCACGTTGCTGCCTCTCCCACGAAGGACGCCCGATGA